Within the Plasmodium relictum strain SGS1 genome assembly, chromosome: 12 genome, the region attttcaaatttcaaaatataatcatttttatgATCACAGTTGtctgcatatatatataagcaaTCATTATAATCTCCTACAgcatatatactgttttttCCGTAGCcctcttttttatattcaataGTAGATATAATTCCTTTCTGaccttttccttttcttgTACCTAAAATCCTATTTTCTAATGTTTCATTTGGTTTACAAAGATCAAAAACttttattgatttattagtTCCGCATAACAACCAATTTTTTTCTGGATGAAAACATAGAGAATAGCAATTACATATCTCGCAACATTCATTTAGTgttttaaaagataataaaattgatCCATCAAAAGCGCTATATAAATACACAGGTTTGTTTTTTGAGCATACAGAGAAAAAGCAAGTATTACAATTGGCCCATTCAAAATAAGGATAAAATTTACAATCATAAATATGTTCACTTAATTTCATAGTTATCCAACTACTATtcctttttgttttttctagATCACTCATATTATTATACTTCTCATATAATAAAtctaaattttcataaatgttttcatttttttctagaAAATGTAATAAAGTTAAATCAGTAGCAAATAATCTCAAATAATTACTATTTGAAATAGTATAATAGCAACTTCCGTCGCTATTAAATTCACATTGctttaaaaattcattttttttttttttttttttttcatcagtATATTTGTcttgatatatatttttatttccttcACTTTTATCTGTATCATTCTCATCTTCATGATcctcatttttataaaatttataatatttatcttcattttcactatttttattttcattatcgtTCATTTCATATGAAGATGATGTATCACCATCTATATAATATGTttcatttgatttatttaaattttctattttttcatatttataattatatgaatcaataaaaggtatttcttgtaaaatatagaaatgtttattatttaaaaaattttctttttctttatattctttttttttatcttcataAATACTCATAGCAAATACAACTTTGTTTTCAGTCATTACatcatttttcttattatcaGAATCCATGATCTTGTATATTCTTcatttaacttattaaaatagaaatgttttaaattgtttacttatttttttagaaatatatacatatatatttttttatctttaaacATTTTCATCATTGACTCAAGTTAtaaccttttttttctttattttcttcataccatttacataaaataaagaaatgtatttttataaatatttatagaatAATAGCATGTCCTTGTTAAAcgttttaaaattttataataaaaaaaactttatataatatttaacatTGTTTAAtaatcttatatatatatatatatatatttaatactAAACGGATGATAaaaactattttattttgtttttatattaaaaaaaattttccttctgaaaaaaaatttagtgaCGTTgcagttttttttattgtaaaattcttaaaaatccatgtttttttttttttttgtgatatGTAAAAGATAGttagaattttatttttatgataaatgtattaatatatatttttttaaattattattcattattaaagttaaaaattgtttaatatttcttattatGAAATTTCaaactatttttataattctttaaattgaagttcttttttaatatattgtttctttaataatacataatgtaaataaatgTAGTTTAATCTATATTCAATAGTATGATTATTGTTACTTAAAATAGTATCCcaatttttctaaatttttcttgtttaattttgaaaatatttttcaatttttttagataataCTTATTTCTCCTTTGACgagtaatatatatgtaagaaaaaaattagaaaattcGTATTTGGgtaaagtaaaatatttaataaccAAAATgggaaaattattttaatagagTAAATAAACAAGAAAAAAGGATTAATTGCatttaaattaaagaaatgcccccatatgaataatataaaattattatctatAAAGTAAAACtaacaatataaatttagtaatttttttttttttaatcttattagagcaaatatattttttgaaatttatgtagttatatttttttttcattttctaaatatGCATTAATATAACtttagagaaaaaaattaaaaaaagaaaaaaaattataattcaaAGTAAAGGAATATAAAagtatatgaatataaaggggaaaaaaaaaaaaaatatatattttcaataaataaatatggcaatttcaaataaaaaggatATGAAGCGAAAGttgaatattaaaaaaaaaaaattaatggaagaagtaaaaatattagaaaagaaaaaatctATTGATATATCTTATTTACcttatgtttatatattattaaaatatttctttgaaaataataatatccatattttaaatgagtttttttatcttcaaGACAATGTTCTAAGTATAACTGAAGATTTAATGGGGCATATATTGTGGGTATTCGatgaaaaggaaaataaattatatggaTCAAGAATAGTTGAATTAGAATCATATAATGGTTCAACGGATAAAGCGTCACAtgcatataataataaaaagacgAATAGAAACCTGTCTATGTTTGAAAAAGGAGGAATAagttatgtatatatatgttatggTATTCACAACTGCTTGAATATAGTAacaaatatagaaaatattccTGAAGCTATTTTAGTTAGATCTCTTGAACCAATttataacattgaatatttCTTATcaaacaaatataaaaatgtttctgaatttttatattcaaagAATTTCTCTGAAATTATTAAGGAATGTAAGGCAACAGATAATGaacataagaaaaaaataaatagtaattttaaagatttaattaataaacataattatttaaaaaatattgaaaaaataaatcatgttttaaaaatgataaataaaaaaaaattagtaaaatTATGCAGTGGTCCTGGTTGTGTAACGAAATGTCTAGAAGTAACAAGACAAGATGATATGAAACGATTTTATAttgatttatataataataataaaaaaaaagaagataatttaaagaaagaagcaaactataataaaaatatgacctacatcaataataataataaaagttcTAAGTATTTTGACAACTCAaaacttttaaataataaaagaggaaaaaaagaaaatgtaaataataatgtttCTGACAATTACAGCagtaataatgaaatattacaTGAATcaaatacaaatataaaatcaaatttttacttttcatctaacataaaaaatatagaaaaaagtaGGTTTTTTATAAGTATTTGCCCAACAGTAAATgagattttatatttttatgaaacaTTAAGAACccataaaaatgaagaagagtactttataaagaatatatataatgaatataaaatatatttattagaaTATTTTGATTATATGAAATGgcaaaaagataaattaacTATTCAAAAAGATAAAAGAATCGGAATTGGTTATGCAGAAGAAGCTGCATTATTTGAGTATcgatttttattaaagaatcATCCATCTGTTACATTTCCTCCTAAGTAATTAACAATAtttgataatatatatataactataGTTTTAGTGAtctattaattattaaaacatttaaaaaaagtatctTTTTTAGATATTTCTAATAAGAATGTGTTTATAATActatttatgtaaaaattttataggttatgaaattttattttattttaattttttttttttcattttaatcgATTTCATATTACAAACATACATTCATTCACAtgtattacaaaaaaaaaattagtttaAAAGTATAATTTGATatgaataaagaaaatgactACTTTCATAGTTTTATTAAATAGACAAAATAACTAAGATTACCTGTGAaatttgatatttttaaatattttcttttatatatttttgaaatgattaacttaaaaaaatattccattatatgttaaatattatataaaatcctagatcaattaaaaaaaagataaaaaatgaaaaaatataatgattatttttaaatgaaaaaaaatattttttaaaataaagaattaaaaaattttaagcaTACAAAATGATGTAACAatataaaatagaataaaaaatatgttcctaaacaatatatatatatatgtatattatatAGAATTATTTACGAAGGTCTcctaaaatatatttttaaataatataaggAATAAGGAATAACATTTTCAAacgataaaaatattattccgATAAGAACAAGAAGAAAGCCAAAAGCCCAAGCACATATACTTGATGGCCTTTCctgatagaaaaaaaaaaaaaaatatatatatatatatatatatatacatatgaaattatatataatttattgaaataatatatttatttgttacgttaaaaataaatattccaTTTATTGCATTAAACGAAACATTGCCAAAACTTTTTAATGATACTACATGAGTTAAATGATAATGctttaataaataagaaGTATAAAATATCTCTGTCAATGCTACAGTACAAGTTAATGTAGCTagaataattaatttaaaatttaaaaaaaattgaaaaaatctaaatttatcttttacTATTATAGACATAAAACCTATTACCAATGCTTTACAAAGAATTGTACTTATTGATCCAAATATTCCAGATGAAAAAggagaaaatatatataagaaattattttttctttttttcttttttctgaaatattttatagaGAGTAATGCAACTGAGTATGTGAATAGTAATTCTGATGccattaaaaatattgattccgctttaaaaaataatttaaaaatgtaatCTAAATCAATGAATTTACTATCCTTACCAGAAAATAttgttattaatattaatccTATTGTAGCAAAAGGAATAccaatatataaataaaatgattgagtttcttttaaaacaaatttttCCAGCAATAAAGAACAAATAAGACGAACACTTACAAAGCCAACCATAGAAGCAGGTAAAAGCGCATTACTAAACAAATTAAAGGATGGTGCTACTATActtgtaaaaaatataccaaaataaaaataaatataactttttttttttaatttttttatataactttCATCTGCTAATTGTAATGTAGAGCTTCTAGTAACTTCTCCATCActatttttttgttcattatatattttttttaattctaaattttgactattataaaaagagttatgatatatattttcatcagtaaatatatatttttttctatttatatgATTTAATGATTTCTGAGGTGGAAAGGATGAATAATACATTTTATATTCGCCTGTTGTATTTGTTGTAATATTACGATTCTTTCTTGATTCCATTTTGCTTAACATTGTTATTAtctcactttttttttcttttatatccttataaaatatataatcttgattattattaaaacatATGTTTAATTGTTCTTCATTACAAAAATTCATATCTTTTGACATAAATGTTTCATTAATACTCCTGCCTTGCAATGTATAGAAACTTTTTAATAGAGATTCATGTGAAAAtgatttttcttcattttttttttttttataaaacttatatgtattattatattttttatttttttttatatattttttaaatttgttcTTCTTATAGGATGAATtagtaatataattataattttctttgcTTTctctataaaaataattaaaggttttcattttttttaatgtgcAACAATTcgaatttttaaatgattgTAAAAATCTTCCTTTTCTTGTAAcgcttttatttatttctctcgtatttaagtttttactatataaatttttatattttgaattaCAATTAGTAACactattattcatatttttgtaatttatactaaaaatttcattattattagaaatatttttagtattgtaatcttcatttttatttcttattatattaagctcctcttttaaattatttgatttCATAATATTCACTGGTTGAAGACTACATACTTTTCTTAATTTTCTGTTGTTTTTAGAATATATGTAATCCATTGATTCCGGTTCTCTAATGTCcgatttactttttttttttttattttttaattttccttCATTAACAtaattcttttctttttctttttcataatcGTTATCCtcaatttcatttatattttcatttttctttctttctttttttatttttttacaaaagaaTTTAGTGCATAAAAttcctttttctttcattctttttttgcATATTTTCTTGGAACTTTGTATATTGCTcattgaaatatttaaaaaagaatacttttttttttttttactttgaTTAGAATATtgattatatttattcatactatttttttcttctaatcTACTTAATGTTGATTCTCTTCTTTCAAtaagttttttatattttgcgTAAAGTATAtgactttttttaattattgtaCTCCCAAATGATTCTATAACCGAAACACTTATACTTAAAATTACTCCAAGGTAATCCAACCAAGGTTTGTCCATCCAACTGTTCTGTTTTTCTTTGATACTAATTGTCTCTGTTTTGCATTTTATAAAACTTGTAAGTATTattgaaattataaaatctaataatttaatcatttttttttttcattttttcctttatggcttattttttattttatattttatatttgtcTGATGATATATATGCATTAACATAaagttgaaaaaaaaaaaaaatatatatataagtatacATAACACTATAAAAAACTTAACAAAAAcggaaaaaatataaaatataatcaaTAATATATCTgtgataataaatataaaaacaaataacgaaaaataatttaaagaaaaatgagCATACAAGATATTGTACAAATTCACACttgtaaaagaaaattcGGCAGCATAtttttcctctttttttttttttttttttttttgtttgttgtagtacattaatattttcaaaaatataatgaaaatctaaaaataaaaaaaaaattaaagttatTGTGAGCATAAATAATTCTACTGATACATTAAAATTAGAATTTTAAGGAAAATTATATCGAATTTTTCTAAAGTATTTAAGTATAGTTATCTATTCCATAgtcttatttaaaaaattttcactagtaaaaattctttaaacatattttaataattcttaatttttaaaataaaagaattcaAAACTTTGaattttaagttatttttttgaagCATAAATATgctataaattaaaaaattatgaaactGCAGCAAAAAAGTATGCATTAAAAAATCAGActcttatcttttttttttcttttataatattattttttaatttcattaatataaacaaaaaaaaaaaaaaaaaaatatttttttaaaatttattataaaagttttttaCAACACTTctctttaaattattttaaaataaaataaagcatGCAACTTAATAAAagacatatatatataaaataattcttaaaaaaaaatggaatgggaacaataattttttatttgaaaatatttttttcattttttcttcatatttcACATAATTTGCgtattgtatatatatatatatatatatatatatatatatatatatatatatatatatatatatatattatttacttaaaatttgttatattaaatttataaaaaatatatttttttcttttttttaaaattcacTAATTTCTAAATTTTCTAAATCAATTTTGTCATTCCATACATCGTCTATTTGTAAATCATCATCAGATAAATTAGATTGTAATTGTTCTTccttttcatatattttgttttctttttgttttaagTTATTACTACAATGCATACTACTATCTTTGTTGAAATTATCAATgactttttcttctttttttattccatatttatttatgttttcGTGAGATACgcttatttcattattatttgtaaaattattatataaatttttattttctaagttcttttcatcttttataattttataattttcttctatatttaACTCATCATCACTGATTTCAAATTCTTTCTCTATAAAAACCTCATTATTATAGGTTTCCACAAAAGGATCAtaatctttatatttatctttatttttatggttatcacaaaaattattttcatttatattataatctTCAAATGATACGCCATCATTGCTAATTTTATCAAATTCctttttattcatatcaCAATTATCAAATGACTCCTTTAATTTACCTATTCTGTTTTCATAAGTTTCATGAACTTGTGAATCTACTAAGTTACAACTATTATCAAAACTTGATTTAAGATCATCtttctttataataaaaagattaGCATACTTATTGCCATTCTCGAAGTTTTTATCAGATACTGATTGTTCtatatgatttattttattttttaaagattgACTTTTTAAGaattcttcattattatttgagTTTTCTTTACTTATTATTCTTTGCTCCTCTTCAGTTGCTAAATGGGAATTAATTTTGTCAATatgttcatttttataattgtgtattttattcatattattgtaaataaaattttttgcaAAACTTGTAACGTCGGtaaaatcattatttatgAGATTTTCTTTACTATTATCCATCTTTTGTaaatcatcattttttttatctaatgaagaagaaaaaaatgcttTATtctgtaaattttttttaagtgtattttcattaatatatttaaaagttGTTTCTAAGAAATTAGAAGAATTTCCTATAAATCCCTTTAGTTCgttttttaagttattttcAAAAGATGAGAATTTTGAAATGCTAACATTTACTTTTGGTggaattattatattttttacttcttttaattctatTTGTTTTTGTAAACAgtttatattttcctttaatgattttatattattttgataaCTAGTAATAGAATTTTGCAaagtattatttaaaagcttatacttttttattttatagttcttttcatttattattaaatttttttcttttaaaattgttaataatttttgaagtttatttaaaatttcattttttttatttatttcattatttaattcttctcTTAAGAATAttgtttcttttattaaagattctgatttattatttattatatcatcATTTAAGATTTCTATTTTTGATTCCTCATTAACACTATGTATATCACTGTTGATAGAATAAtgttcttttctttttattcttttttgtttatattcataatttCTCAATTTGTTTTCtagtatatttaaattttcttcatagtttttgataatattaataagaaaagagcatttcattttatacatttttaaagCAATggatgatttattaatttgaattaagaaacgtttaatttcatttttcaaCTCttctttttgatttttttcagattctatttcttcaattaagtttttatttttatcaatgaTAGtttctaaataatttttaatttcataaatatCATAACTATATTTTTGCAGCTTTTTTAATTCGTCCTCCATATTtgataaatctttttttaataaactattttcattttctatttttgatttttcattttttaataaatctaaTATTTTGgaatttttactattttcaactaataaattttctatttttatattctgtTCTTGAATTTTTTCATACCTCATATAgctttctttttcattacttTCTAAATTTGATTTTAAGTTGTAAATATTTTgctcattttctttttcttttatttttaagttattattcaacatatttaattctttattagtattcattaattttatgttttccttttctttattatttaattcttgttctaaataatttattttatttttcaaattttcaattttattttcatgcatatcattatttttttccaaATTTTCCAATGCACTTTGTAATTTATCTTCgcttatattaaaattaacttGTAAATGACTTAATTTCTTTTCATATTCTTCAACTTTTTCCTCAAGATCATGTATTTTcgaattttttgtatttatatcTAGTTCCATTATgtatactttttcttttatttcattatccttttcttttaagatattctctttattttttaataattgaCTTAgttcttcatattttttttcatattcttcatatttactatcatttcttttatttttttgttttagttcttcatattttctttcataatcttcatttatacatttaatttcattatttttattctttaattCTTCATATTTCTTTTCATATTCATTATTCCTTGTTTTCAATTCTTCATActtcttttcattttcatcatttttattccTTAACTCTTCATATTTTCTTTCATATTCATCCTTTTCCGTTTTCAGTTCTTCATActtcttttcattttcattacttttattcTTTAACTCTTCATATTTTCTTTCATATTCATCCTTTTCCGTTTTCAGTTCTTCATActtcttttcattttcattatttttattttttagctcttcatattttttttcatattcattATTCCTTGTTTTCAACTCTTCatatttcttttcattttcatcatttttattccTTAACTCTTCATATTTTCTTTCATATTCATCCTTTTCCGTTTTCAGTTCTTCAtacttttcattttcattatttttattctttaactCTTCATATTTTCTTTCATATTCATCCTTTTCCGTTTTCAGT harbors:
- a CDS encoding rhoptry protein, putative, whose amino-acid sequence is MDRIIKEEKHQSSIKLELSDDSFDDQLSNDKDNIWVADIDIGDDDLNIINNDDILENNNLNFNNSVDEIVNNNNMEENEKIFYNQKDLIECSNDLQNYSYEKQKKFNSEECFNEKNNSILKSKNVYDRLESNFSEQIYKEKFLINENINNILDNKNKDNILNNENINNNLINKNGDSNLSVEEKDNNLSIEKKDNLNNENINNNLINKNGDSNLSIEEKGNNLSIEKKDNLNNNIVANSLIDVVKTNNFINEDSFNTLNNGNIASKLINENIHDIVEENFDNDHIEFFDKLKKDKENFSNIEKTEIFSNVKKKLEQCSSFFLNKKEKIKEFDNINLSYNEKLLIQKKYTEENKKNHENNNDLIEENKILLSKIIEKDTLINNLREDLNNICKLKCDEEIVHYYNEKIDILNSEVTNIKNEYDNSVKKWFHIKSILNIKDDETLINNIENITKKYLFNEYIGNNKEGNTQLNTDELNKENGDKEILLREHKKNYIYIIENLKREIKIKEETVEKITEDLNILLNNPEKYKFSSVFHENKVNNFLEENKKMNELKNTLIKNYENINQEKLNLNVSIKKQEEHMMSDENQIKNNEKNCYLEYDKKIHKMENLIIEKDNIINEIKQSLNNKEIYIDKIMQEKNKAIEEIDLLKNEKEKLKQEINNNINIESYFMKNSDKKAEEEKEKELAELKDINEELKNKIQEYERKYEELKNKNNEIKCTNEDYEKKYEKLKNKNVKNEEKYEELKTEKDEYERKYEELKNKSNENEKKYEELKTEKDEYERKYEELKNKNNENEKYEELKTEKDEYERKYEELRNKNDENEKKYEELKTRNNEYEKKYEELKNKNNENEKKYEELKTEKDEYERKYEELKNKSNENEKKYEELKTEKDEYERKYEELRNKNDENEKKYEELKTRNNEYEKKYEELKNKNNEIKCINEDYERKYEELKQKNKRNDSKYEEYEKKYEELSQLLKNKENILKEKDNEIKEKVYIMELDINTKNSKIHDLEEKVEEYEKKLSHLQVNFNISEDKLQSALENLEKNNDMHENKIENLKNKINYLEQELNNKEKENIKLMNTNKELNMLNNNLKIKEKENEQNIYNLKSNLESNEKESYMRYEKIQEQNIKIENLLVENSKNSKILDLLKNEKSKIENENSLLKKDLSNMEDELKKLQKYSYDIYEIKNYLETIIDKNKNLIEEIESEKNQKEELKNEIKRFLIQINKSSIALKMYKMKCSFLINIIKNYEENLNILENKLRNYEYKQKRIKRKEHYSINSDIHSVNEESKIEILNDDIINNKSESLIKETIFLREELNNEINKKNEILNKLQKLLTILKEKNLIINEKNYKIKKYKLLNNTLQNSITSYQNNIKSLKENINCLQKQIELKEVKNIIIPPKVNVSISKFSSFENNLKNELKGFIGNSSNFLETTFKYINENTLKKNLQNKAFFSSSLDKKNDDLQKMDNSKENLINNDFTDVTSFAKNFIYNNMNKIHNYKNEHIDKINSHLATEEEQRIISKENSNNNEEFLKSQSLKNKINHIEQSVSDKNFENGNKYANLFIIKKDDLKSSFDNSCNLVDSQVHETYENRIGKLKESFDNCDMNKKEFDKISNDGVSFEDYNINENNFCDNHKNKDKYKDYDPFVETYNNEVFIEKEFEISDDELNIEENYKIIKDEKNLENKNLYNNFTNNNEISVSHENINKYGIKKEEKVIDNFNKDSSMHCSNNLKQKENKIYEKEEQLQSNLSDDDLQIDDVWNDKIDLENLEISEF
- a CDS encoding DNA-3-methyladenine glycosylase, putative codes for the protein MAISNKKDMKRKLNIKKKKLMEEVKILEKKKSIDISYLPYVYILLKYFFENNNIHILNEFFYLQDNVLSITEDLMGHILWVFDEKENKLYGSRIVELESYNGSTDKASHAYNNKKTNRNLSMFEKGGISYVYICYGIHNCLNIVTNIENIPEAILVRSLEPIYNIEYFLSNKYKNVSEFLYSKNFSEIIKECKATDNEHKKKINSNFKDLINKHNYLKNIEKINHVLKMINKKKLVKLCSGPGCVTKCLEVTRQDDMKRFYIDLYNNNKKKEDNLKKEANYNKNMTYINNNNKSSKYFDNSKLLNNKRGKKENVNNNVSDNYSSNNEILHESNTNIKSNFYFSSNIKNIEKSRFFISICPTVNEILYFYETLRTHKNEEEYFIKNIYNEYKIYLLEYFDYMKWQKDKLTIQKDKRIGIGYAEEAALFEYRFLLKNHPSVTFPPK